In Bacteroidetes Order II. bacterium, a genomic segment contains:
- a CDS encoding dipeptidase, whose product MIDRFNMLRLSILLMVLTLPACHAQTPWRSKRNVPLVQDNPDVPFRDGGKTTMPRSQQATLIRQDPLWRRAIGLHYDAFVMDGHIDVPTLMVSDPNYQFRRRHKTPPHVDLPRMVEGGLDAAFFSIYVGSEYPEGRESINRAKEEIFYLRRQLEGLEDSVRIVTSAADLRNVTSTGKKAILLGIEGGHAIANADFEVLRHFHNEGVRYITLSHVNTNSFADASQSPPKWGGLNEAGRNLVQEMNRLGILVDLSHVADSTFWDALAVSKSPMIASHSSARALTENVRNMTDDMIRALGQRGGVVMVNFMESVVNRQMTKAVMEEVYERLRNDYNNNYYMMWQVISMVQREKGLRPGNLDDVIAHIIHIARIAGVDHVGLGSDFDGATMPDGLEDVTKLPYITYKLLKAGFSEVEVRKILGGNSLRVLAEAERIAASLKGAP is encoded by the coding sequence ATGATTGACCGTTTCAACATGCTCCGTTTATCTATTCTACTTATGGTGTTGACACTGCCCGCGTGTCATGCACAAACTCCTTGGCGTTCGAAACGAAATGTCCCCTTGGTGCAGGATAACCCCGATGTACCGTTTCGTGATGGCGGAAAAACGACCATGCCTCGTTCACAACAAGCAACACTCATTCGCCAAGACCCGCTTTGGCGAAGGGCGATTGGGTTGCATTATGATGCCTTTGTAATGGACGGACACATAGACGTCCCCACCCTGATGGTATCGGATCCCAATTATCAATTTCGCAGGCGTCATAAAACACCGCCGCATGTGGACTTACCGCGTATGGTGGAAGGGGGGTTGGATGCTGCTTTTTTCTCGATTTATGTGGGATCGGAATATCCAGAGGGCCGAGAATCCATCAACAGGGCGAAGGAAGAGATTTTTTATCTACGGCGGCAATTAGAGGGGCTTGAAGACTCTGTACGTATCGTTACTTCTGCCGCTGACCTCCGAAATGTCACAAGCACAGGTAAAAAGGCAATCCTATTGGGCATTGAAGGGGGGCACGCCATCGCAAATGCCGACTTCGAGGTACTTCGCCACTTCCATAATGAAGGTGTTCGATACATTACCCTGAGCCATGTAAATACAAACTCTTTTGCCGACGCTTCACAATCACCACCGAAATGGGGTGGACTCAATGAAGCCGGACGAAATCTGGTACAGGAAATGAACCGACTCGGTATTTTGGTGGACCTCTCGCATGTGGCAGATTCTACGTTCTGGGATGCACTTGCGGTCTCCAAATCCCCCATGATTGCCTCGCATTCTTCTGCTCGGGCGCTGACCGAGAATGTACGCAACATGACCGACGACATGATTCGGGCCTTGGGCCAACGGGGGGGAGTGGTGATGGTGAACTTTATGGAAAGTGTGGTGAACCGCCAAATGACCAAAGCCGTGATGGAGGAGGTCTATGAACGGCTCCGAAACGACTATAACAATAATTATTACATGATGTGGCAAGTGATTTCGATGGTGCAGCGCGAAAAGGGTTTACGACCAGGCAACTTAGATGATGTAATTGCACACATTATCCATATCGCCCGCATTGCCGGAGTGGATCACGTGGGTTTAGGGTCCGACTTTGACGGGGCTACCATGCCGGATGGACTCGAAGATGTCACAAAACTGCCCTATATCACTTATAAACTCCTTAAAGCGGGGTTTTCTGAAGTGGAGGTCCGAAAAATTTTGGGTGGGAATAGCCTTCGTGTTTTAGCCGAAGCAGAGCGCATTGCTGCATCTCTGAAAGGGGCGCCATGA